A stretch of Candidatus Manganitrophaceae bacterium DNA encodes these proteins:
- a CDS encoding bacterioferritin: MEKQEKPFLTDIKTLRERARQNIEKGAVTQTYQGDINTAIDILNQALATEIVCTLRYKNHYYMASGIHAQAVAQEFLEHANEEEMHANQIAERITQLNGKPDFSPQGLISKSHSEYVEGNTLVEMIKEDLVAERIAIESYSEIIRYFGEKDPTSRRIMEEILAKEEQHAEELSNLLQTLDEPTKEKAA; the protein is encoded by the coding sequence ATGGAAAAGCAGGAGAAGCCTTTCTTGACCGATATTAAAACCCTTCGCGAGCGCGCTCGCCAGAATATAGAGAAAGGGGCGGTGACACAGACGTACCAGGGGGACATCAATACGGCCATCGATATCTTAAATCAGGCGCTGGCCACCGAAATCGTCTGCACGCTCCGATACAAGAACCATTACTACATGGCGAGCGGGATTCATGCGCAGGCGGTGGCGCAGGAGTTCCTGGAACATGCCAATGAAGAAGAGATGCATGCCAATCAGATCGCCGAGCGGATCACGCAGCTCAACGGCAAGCCCGATTTCTCACCGCAAGGCTTGATTTCGAAGAGCCACTCCGAATATGTGGAGGGGAATACTCTTGTCGAGATGATCAAGGAAGATCTGGTGGCCGAGCGGATTGCGATCGAAAGCTATTCCGAGATCATCCGATACTTCGGTGAAAAGGATCCGACCAGCCGGCGGATTATGGAAGAAATCCTCGCCAAAGAGGAGCAACATGCCGAGGAGCTCTCTAACCTTCTCCAGACCCTCGATGAACCTACTAAAGAGAAAGCGGCCTAA
- a CDS encoding lipid-A-disaccharide synthase N-terminal domain-containing protein, with the protein MDSHAVWLAIGFLGQALFSMRFLVQWLKSEKKGRSVIPIEFWYLSIAGGGILFIYALHTADPVFIFGQVGGLFIYARNLHLIRRSEGKRPAVEPTDP; encoded by the coding sequence ATGGACTCACACGCCGTCTGGCTGGCCATCGGATTTCTAGGACAAGCGCTGTTCTCCATGCGCTTTCTGGTCCAGTGGCTCAAAAGCGAGAAAAAAGGCCGGAGCGTGATTCCCATCGAATTCTGGTACCTCAGCATCGCCGGGGGCGGCATTCTCTTCATCTATGCGCTCCACACCGCCGATCCGGTTTTCATCTTCGGACAGGTGGGCGGCCTCTTCATCTATGCCCGCAACCTCCACCTCATTCGACGGTCCGAAGGGAAACGCCCGGCGGTCGAACCGACCGATCCCTGA
- a CDS encoding TIGR00266 family protein: MARMDVIDYQIFGSEMQYVEIELDPAEAAVAEAGAMMFMESGIELETVFGDGSQQKSGLMGALLGAGKRLLTGESLFMTIFINRGSGKKKVAFAAPYAGKIIPVDLKELGGQLICQKDAFLCAAKGVSVGIAFQRKLGVGLFGGEGFIMEKLEGDGLAFIHAGGTLAEKNLAPGEMIRVDTGCIVALQPSVTYDIEYIGKIKSALFSGEGFFYATLQGPGKIWLQSLPLSRLASRLYSAIPGLGRGREEGSILGGLGGLLEGDN, translated from the coding sequence ATGGCACGAATGGATGTAATCGATTATCAAATTTTCGGATCGGAGATGCAGTATGTCGAGATCGAGCTCGATCCCGCCGAAGCGGCCGTGGCCGAGGCGGGCGCGATGATGTTCATGGAGAGCGGAATCGAGCTGGAAACGGTCTTCGGCGACGGCTCCCAGCAGAAGTCCGGTTTGATGGGGGCCCTTCTCGGCGCCGGCAAGCGGCTGCTGACCGGCGAGTCGCTCTTTATGACGATCTTCATCAACCGGGGAAGCGGCAAGAAAAAAGTGGCCTTCGCCGCCCCTTACGCGGGGAAGATCATCCCGGTCGATCTGAAGGAGCTCGGCGGCCAGCTCATCTGTCAAAAAGATGCCTTCCTCTGCGCGGCCAAAGGGGTCTCGGTCGGAATCGCTTTTCAACGAAAGCTGGGGGTCGGTCTCTTCGGCGGGGAAGGATTCATCATGGAGAAGCTCGAAGGAGACGGACTCGCCTTCATCCATGCCGGCGGGACATTGGCCGAAAAAAATCTCGCCCCCGGCGAGATGATCCGGGTCGATACCGGCTGCATCGTTGCGTTGCAGCCGTCGGTCACCTACGACATTGAGTATATCGGCAAAATCAAGTCGGCCCTCTTTTCGGGAGAGGGCTTCTTCTATGCCACCCTTCAGGGGCCGGGGAAGATCTGGCTGCAATCGCTCCCGCTCAGCCGCCTGGCGAGCCGGCTTTACTCGGCGATACCGGGGCTCGGCCGGGGACGAGAGGAGGGATCGATCCTCGGCGGATTGGGCGGTCTGCTGGAGGGGGATAACTGA
- a CDS encoding cation:proton antiporter has protein sequence MQMNLLTSIAVSIIFATLSALVARRFKQPLILGYIFGGILLGQKMGFGIIADEASIELISEIGLILLLFIIGLEINLTKLIDAGKTAAVAGSVQFFGCIALGILFFRWLGFFSGQINFNLAYLALALSLSSTLIAVKLLYDKYEIDTLAGRTTVGILIFQDIWAIVFLALQPNLLQPELSSLFSSLLAGAGLLSLCFFISKYLLPRLFVWIAKSPELMLTTSLSWCFLVSGMANAVGLSKEMGALIAGLSIAAFPYSLDVIAKITGIRDFFITLFFVALGLKAPAITPSLLATAFLTTTFVILSRFITLLPTLGALGLDLRTGLLTSINLSQISEFSLVIVTLGAAYHHVNESVVSIVILSLILSLVLSSYLILYSEHIVGFALRRLKKVKPEEPVAPSPFSAVRVGKEIVLLGFFKEASSFLFQINHEMPYLKEKLFVIDFNPQTLEILKKNGVACVYGDIAHPETLRHAGIGEARVVISTIPDTFLKGTTNHRLLKQIQTLCPQSAVIVTSETIRGARRFYEEGAAYVLLPRLLYARHLFTVVQTQLLQGLELLREEQLKDIAEQPKKDLPV, from the coding sequence ATGCAGATGAACCTTCTGACCAGCATCGCGGTCAGCATTATCTTTGCGACCCTCTCCGCCCTCGTCGCGCGAAGGTTCAAACAGCCGCTGATCCTCGGCTATATTTTCGGCGGAATCCTCCTCGGCCAGAAAATGGGGTTTGGAATCATCGCCGACGAGGCGAGCATCGAGCTGATCTCCGAGATCGGATTGATCCTCCTTCTCTTCATCATCGGCCTGGAGATCAACCTGACCAAGCTGATTGATGCCGGCAAGACCGCCGCGGTCGCCGGGAGCGTTCAATTCTTCGGTTGCATCGCCCTGGGAATCCTCTTCTTTCGATGGCTCGGTTTCTTCTCCGGACAAATCAATTTTAATCTCGCCTATCTGGCGCTCGCCCTCTCCCTCAGCTCCACACTGATCGCCGTCAAGCTGCTTTATGATAAATATGAAATCGATACCCTGGCCGGACGGACGACGGTCGGCATTCTGATCTTTCAAGACATCTGGGCGATCGTCTTCCTCGCCCTCCAGCCGAACCTGCTTCAGCCCGAGCTTTCTTCCCTCTTTTCCTCGCTCCTTGCGGGGGCGGGGCTTCTCTCCCTCTGTTTTTTCATCAGCAAATACCTTTTGCCGAGACTCTTTGTCTGGATCGCGAAGTCGCCGGAGCTGATGCTGACGACCTCGCTCTCCTGGTGTTTTCTGGTGTCGGGCATGGCCAACGCGGTCGGCCTCTCGAAGGAGATGGGGGCGCTGATCGCCGGCCTCTCGATCGCCGCCTTCCCCTATAGTCTCGACGTCATTGCCAAGATCACCGGCATCCGGGACTTCTTCATCACCCTCTTTTTCGTCGCCCTGGGACTCAAGGCCCCAGCCATTACGCCGAGCCTCCTGGCGACCGCTTTTTTGACGACGACATTCGTCATCCTTAGCCGATTTATCACCCTTCTCCCGACCCTCGGCGCCCTCGGCCTCGACCTGCGGACCGGGCTGCTCACATCGATCAACCTCTCCCAGATCAGCGAGTTTTCCCTGGTGATCGTCACGCTCGGCGCCGCCTACCATCATGTCAATGAGTCGGTCGTCTCCATTGTGATCCTCAGCTTGATTCTCAGCCTGGTCCTGTCGAGCTATCTGATCCTTTACAGTGAGCATATCGTCGGATTTGCGCTGAGGCGCCTGAAGAAGGTGAAGCCCGAAGAACCGGTGGCCCCCTCTCCCTTTTCTGCGGTGAGGGTGGGAAAAGAAATCGTTCTCCTCGGCTTCTTCAAAGAGGCGAGCTCCTTCCTCTTTCAGATTAACCATGAAATGCCTTATCTAAAAGAAAAACTCTTCGTCATCGATTTTAATCCACAGACCCTCGAGATCTTAAAGAAGAATGGGGTCGCCTGCGTCTACGGCGACATCGCCCATCCCGAAACCCTCCGGCATGCCGGCATCGGCGAGGCGCGCGTGGTGATCTCGACGATTCCGGATACGTTCCTGAAAGGGACAACCAACCACCGTCTGTTAAAGCAGATCCAAACGCTCTGCCCGCAGAGTGCGGTGATCGTCACCTCGGAGACGATCCGCGGGGCGCGCCGCTTCTATGAAGAGGGGGCCGCCTATGTTCTCCTCCCGCGGCTTCTCTATGCCCGCCACCTCTTTACCGTCGTTCAAACCCAGCTCCTTCAAGGATTGGAGCTGCTCCGCGAAGAGCAATTGAAGGACATCGCCGAGCAGCCGAAGAAAGATCTCCCCGTTTAA
- the gpmA gene encoding 2,3-diphosphoglycerate-dependent phosphoglycerate mutase, with translation MKKLVLVRHGQSVWNKENRFTGWTDVGLSEQGVEEAREAGRWLAKEGYRFDLAYTSVLKRAIKTLYLIQEEMDLLWIPDQKSWRLNERHYGALQGLNKVETTEKFGAEQVNIWRRSFDIPPPPLTRDDARYPGNDPRYADLKPEEIQLTESLKETIARFLPYWHETIAPTVRAGKKVVIVAHGNSLRGLVKYLDKMSDEEIVAYNIPTGIPLVYELNDDLTPIRHFYLGDPEKVKKAIEEVAGQTKKKG, from the coding sequence ATGAAAAAACTGGTGTTGGTCCGCCATGGCCAGAGCGTGTGGAACAAGGAAAATCGGTTTACCGGATGGACCGATGTCGGGCTGTCGGAGCAGGGGGTCGAGGAGGCGCGCGAGGCCGGTCGGTGGCTGGCCAAAGAGGGATATCGATTCGATCTCGCCTATACCTCGGTCTTGAAACGGGCGATCAAAACCCTTTATCTCATTCAAGAGGAGATGGACCTCCTCTGGATTCCGGATCAGAAGAGCTGGCGGCTCAACGAGCGGCATTACGGCGCCCTTCAGGGGCTGAACAAGGTGGAGACGACCGAGAAATTCGGCGCCGAGCAGGTGAATATCTGGCGCCGCAGCTTCGACATCCCTCCCCCGCCGCTCACGCGGGACGACGCGCGCTATCCGGGGAACGATCCGCGTTATGCCGATCTCAAGCCGGAAGAGATTCAGTTGACCGAATCGCTCAAAGAGACCATCGCCCGCTTTCTCCCCTACTGGCATGAGACGATCGCTCCGACGGTGCGGGCTGGAAAGAAGGTCGTGATCGTGGCGCACGGAAACAGCCTCCGCGGGTTGGTGAAGTATCTCGACAAGATGTCGGATGAGGAGATTGTCGCCTACAACATCCCGACCGGGATTCCGTTGGTTTATGAGCTGAACGATGATCTGACCCCGATTCGCCACTTTTATCTGGGCGATCCGGAGAAGGTGAAAAAGGCGATCGAAGAGGTTGCCGGCCAGACGAAGAAGAAAGGGTAG
- the crcB gene encoding fluoride efflux transporter CrcB, with the protein MIQYLMVGIGGFLGAIARYVVDGWISRRMGALFPYGTFVINISGSFVLGLFATAITERFIVHPHWRLLIAIGFVGAYTTFSTFEYETHRLMEEGSFTLALLNILLSVTAGLLAVRLGIVLARQI; encoded by the coding sequence TTGATTCAATATCTGATGGTGGGGATCGGCGGATTTCTGGGGGCGATCGCCCGCTATGTCGTCGACGGCTGGATCAGTAGAAGAATGGGGGCGCTCTTTCCGTATGGGACGTTTGTCATCAATATCAGCGGAAGCTTTGTCCTCGGCCTCTTCGCCACGGCCATTACCGAGCGGTTTATCGTTCATCCCCACTGGCGTCTCTTGATTGCAATCGGTTTTGTCGGAGCGTATACAACCTTCTCGACCTTTGAATACGAAACCCATCGCCTGATGGAAGAGGGAAGTTTTACGTTGGCGCTGTTGAATATTCTCCTCAGTGTGACGGCCGGACTCCTGGCGGTCCGGCTCGGAATTGTGTTGGCGCGACAAATCTAG
- a CDS encoding aspartate aminotransferase family protein, giving the protein MTSLRRRFRRHLAQTSPDPIGLEIDHAAGSYLYTTDGKAYLDFISGIGVAGIGHTHPAVVKAIKAQAEKYLHVMVYGEYVQLPQVELATRLAQLLPKTLSQIYFTNSGTEANEGALKLAKKVTGRKRLISFEGSFHGDTHGACSVTGREIYRRPFEPLLPGVTFLPFNDLGALKQIDDSVAAVITEPIQGEGGIRIPDDRFLPALRARCKETGALLIFDEVQTGFGRTGTLFAMEHWRVVPDILTVAKSMGGGMPLGAFIARPAIMKQLSVDPPLSHVTTFGGHPVCAAAGLASLNFIVENDLPRQAAAMGEKIQSGLRKIARKNTAIRDVRGKGLMIGLELSDPKQTARFVGRCRKAGLILGWTLHTNTVVRIAPPLTLSERDMQKGLEIIERSLHK; this is encoded by the coding sequence GTGACCTCTCTCCGCCGCCGGTTCCGAAGACATCTCGCCCAAACCTCCCCCGATCCGATCGGGCTGGAGATCGATCATGCCGCGGGCTCGTATCTCTACACCACCGATGGAAAGGCCTACCTCGATTTTATTTCAGGGATCGGCGTCGCCGGCATCGGTCACACCCATCCAGCGGTGGTCAAGGCGATCAAAGCCCAGGCGGAGAAATACCTCCACGTCATGGTTTACGGCGAGTATGTTCAGTTGCCTCAGGTCGAGTTGGCGACACGGCTGGCGCAGCTCCTTCCCAAAACGCTCTCTCAAATCTATTTTACAAACAGCGGGACGGAAGCCAACGAGGGGGCGCTGAAGTTGGCCAAGAAGGTCACCGGCCGGAAGCGGCTGATCAGCTTCGAGGGGAGCTTTCACGGCGACACGCACGGCGCCTGCTCGGTAACCGGCCGGGAGATTTATCGAAGACCGTTTGAGCCGCTCCTCCCCGGCGTGACTTTTCTTCCCTTTAACGATCTCGGCGCACTAAAGCAGATCGACGATTCGGTCGCCGCCGTCATCACCGAGCCGATTCAGGGGGAAGGGGGAATTCGGATTCCCGACGACCGGTTCCTCCCCGCCCTCCGCGCCCGCTGCAAAGAGACCGGCGCGCTCCTGATCTTCGATGAGGTGCAGACCGGCTTCGGCCGGACCGGGACGCTCTTCGCGATGGAGCATTGGCGGGTCGTTCCCGACATTCTCACCGTCGCCAAATCGATGGGGGGAGGAATGCCGCTCGGCGCCTTCATCGCCCGTCCGGCCATCATGAAGCAGCTCTCAGTCGACCCGCCCCTCTCGCATGTAACCACTTTTGGCGGCCACCCGGTCTGCGCGGCCGCAGGGCTGGCGAGCCTCAACTTCATCGTTGAAAACGACCTTCCGCGGCAGGCCGCGGCGATGGGAGAGAAAATTCAATCGGGCCTCCGGAAAATCGCCCGGAAGAATACCGCGATTCGGGACGTTCGAGGGAAAGGGCTGATGATCGGGTTGGAGCTCTCCGATCCGAAACAGACCGCCCGGTTTGTCGGACGCTGCCGAAAAGCGGGGTTGATCCTCGGCTGGACCCTTCACACAAACACCGTCGTTCGAATCGCCCCGCCCCTCACCCTTTCTGAACGGGACATGCAGAAAGGGCTGGAGATCATTGAAAGATCTCTTCACAAGTAA
- a CDS encoding fibronectin type III domain-containing protein → MKGIFLLAALLGPTSLVSAQDPLLSWDPSSDANVIGYKIYHGTASQIYTESTYVQAVTSQALSGLAPGVHYFSVTAYDQSGTESTFSNEVSKEIASGDVAASGAESGKPGSGGGGGCAIRPLTEEEGSPLDASEMVVLIAAMIYTAVKKRFRRLDSARIQPLR, encoded by the coding sequence ATGAAGGGAATCTTTCTCTTGGCCGCGTTGCTCGGCCCGACCTCGCTCGTCTCTGCCCAGGACCCGCTTCTCTCCTGGGACCCCAGTTCGGATGCCAATGTGATCGGCTACAAAATCTATCATGGAACCGCCTCTCAAATATATACCGAGTCGACCTACGTTCAGGCGGTAACCAGTCAGGCCCTCTCCGGTCTCGCACCGGGCGTCCACTATTTTTCCGTGACCGCCTATGACCAATCGGGCACGGAGAGCACCTTTTCCAATGAAGTTTCTAAAGAGATCGCCAGCGGCGACGTGGCCGCCTCCGGCGCGGAGAGCGGAAAACCGGGCAGCGGCGGGGGGGGCGGATGCGCCATTCGCCCTCTCACCGAGGAGGAAGGAAGCCCGCTCGATGCGTCCGAGATGGTAGTCCTGATCGCGGCGATGATTTACACGGCGGTGAAGAAGCGCTTCCGTCGTCTCGATTCAGCTCGGATTCAGCCGTTGAGGTAA
- a CDS encoding DUF190 domain-containing protein gives MIKKEKAKRLTIYLDETEQWHGRALYEALIEFFQTRQVAGVSLFRGFAGYGQSRVLHTPKILRLSENLPIKLEVIESPATIDRLLPEIAKMVRKGVIELSDSEVIRSSDTEEEDR, from the coding sequence ATGATCAAAAAGGAAAAAGCGAAGCGGCTTACGATCTACCTCGATGAGACCGAGCAGTGGCATGGCCGCGCCCTCTATGAGGCGCTGATCGAGTTCTTTCAGACCCGGCAAGTGGCAGGGGTCTCCCTTTTTCGCGGCTTTGCCGGCTACGGCCAAAGCCGCGTCCTTCATACCCCGAAGATCCTTCGCCTCAGCGAGAATCTTCCGATTAAGCTCGAAGTCATCGAATCGCCGGCGACGATCGATCGGCTTCTCCCGGAGATTGCAAAGATGGTTCGGAAAGGGGTGATTGAGCTCTCCGACTCGGAGGTGATCCGATCGAGCGATACCGAAGAGGAAGATCGATAA
- a CDS encoding TlpA family protein disulfide reductase produces the protein MGLRLRTPILPIAPVAGWLNSGPIDVAAHGAAVTLLHFWALSCPLCKDQMPAVVQWLERYGPRGLRVIGVHTPLVETDKNEVMVERMVRAFKLTHPIVLDQEGVVASTYQVDAVPTYFLYDRNLLLRYRHTGSQATAPVTRMIERLLNEAEQEERGDRRAVVGGN, from the coding sequence ATGGGACTGCGCTTGCGAACACCGATTCTGCCGATTGCGCCGGTGGCCGGATGGCTCAATAGCGGACCGATCGACGTCGCCGCTCACGGCGCGGCGGTCACCCTGCTTCATTTTTGGGCATTGAGCTGCCCTCTCTGTAAAGATCAGATGCCGGCGGTTGTGCAGTGGCTGGAGCGGTACGGGCCGAGGGGGCTCCGGGTGATCGGCGTTCATACCCCTTTGGTTGAAACGGATAAGAATGAGGTGATGGTCGAGCGGATGGTCCGTGCCTTCAAGCTCACCCATCCGATCGTGCTTGATCAGGAGGGGGTGGTGGCATCGACCTACCAGGTCGACGCCGTCCCGACCTATTTTCTTTATGATCGCAACCTTCTTCTTCGATACCGCCATACAGGATCTCAGGCGACGGCGCCGGTGACACGGATGATCGAGCGGTTGTTGAATGAGGCCGAACAGGAAGAGCGCGGCGATCGACGTGCCGTTGTGGGAGGAAATTGA
- a CDS encoding trehalose-6-phosphate synthase, whose protein sequence is MLSLPTGFLWELAPSFGLAAVAVIAAHCFRRFLIKRMLRWGDFSHRIERLSFFWPWVLGLYVVLTHLPGPPRAVRYIDKVLDLYLYATGTLMAIHLSLWVLQRFLTEQGIVAPVSKTVHKGIYALFVLVGTLLLFLRIDVPVSPFLTVIGIGGLATVLAFQETLSDTAAGYHLLSERRLRIGDRIRLHSGEEGIVQEVLWRTTRIQSPSGQTYLVPNRRIAHGFITTPSRDEVWDSAKVRTVIETNLSNRMLVLVSNREPYVHRWMDDEIRCDRPAGGLTSALDPVMQAARGIWVAWGSGDADREASDPEGKVAVPPHHPTYTLKRIWLNQEEIEHYYHGFSNRFFWPLFHKAMDKVQFMEEDWRYYKEVNERFAEAVLSETKGKNPIVWIQDYHLAYAPLLLRERQPEAVLSLFWHIPWPSYDVFRVAPCRRELLESLLCCDLIGFQTPFYRDQFLECVRQILNLPVDPARESVLYRGRTVYVKAFPISIDTEAWLRLASIPEAEEEMAALRKRLSLGPDGFIGIGVDRLEYTKALVERFNAIDLFFTRYPQFKKKFTFIQIASPSRTEMADYQTYGEALLQTAREINKRHGKEGWRPIDYRPIYIAPETLAIYYRAADLAIISSFADGMNLVAKEFLASQIDERGVLLLSELAGVSEEIRGAFLINPYDVEGLAEAIKTSLGMTTSIKKVLMEEMRQQVRINNVYRWMGTIFEEIHRIAG, encoded by the coding sequence ATGCTCAGCCTGCCGACAGGTTTTCTATGGGAGTTGGCCCCGTCCTTTGGGTTGGCCGCCGTGGCGGTCATTGCGGCCCACTGCTTCCGGAGGTTTCTAATAAAACGGATGCTGCGCTGGGGAGATTTCAGCCATCGGATCGAACGGCTCTCCTTTTTCTGGCCGTGGGTTCTCGGCCTCTATGTGGTGTTGACCCACCTCCCCGGTCCACCCCGCGCCGTCAGGTATATCGACAAGGTCCTCGATCTCTATCTCTATGCCACCGGCACGTTGATGGCGATTCACCTGTCGCTCTGGGTGCTTCAGCGTTTCTTGACCGAACAGGGAATCGTCGCCCCGGTCAGCAAGACGGTGCACAAGGGGATCTATGCTCTTTTTGTTCTCGTCGGAACGCTCCTTCTCTTCTTGAGGATCGACGTTCCGGTCTCCCCCTTCCTGACGGTGATCGGGATCGGCGGGCTCGCGACCGTGCTGGCCTTTCAGGAGACCTTGTCGGACACGGCGGCCGGCTATCACCTTCTCTCGGAGCGGCGTCTGCGTATCGGCGATCGGATCCGCCTCCACTCCGGCGAAGAGGGGATCGTGCAAGAGGTCTTGTGGCGGACCACCCGGATTCAGTCCCCTTCAGGCCAAACCTACCTGGTTCCAAATCGCAGAATCGCGCATGGATTCATCACGACCCCTTCCCGGGACGAAGTCTGGGACAGTGCAAAAGTCCGAACGGTGATCGAAACCAATCTCTCCAATCGAATGCTCGTCCTCGTCTCAAATCGAGAGCCGTATGTTCACCGCTGGATGGATGATGAGATCCGCTGCGACCGTCCCGCCGGCGGGCTGACGTCGGCGCTCGACCCGGTGATGCAGGCCGCACGCGGAATCTGGGTCGCCTGGGGAAGCGGAGATGCCGATCGGGAAGCCTCGGATCCGGAGGGGAAGGTCGCGGTCCCTCCCCACCATCCGACCTATACCTTAAAGCGGATCTGGCTCAATCAAGAAGAAATCGAGCACTATTATCACGGCTTCTCCAATCGTTTTTTCTGGCCCCTCTTCCATAAAGCGATGGACAAGGTCCAATTTATGGAAGAGGACTGGCGCTACTATAAAGAGGTCAATGAGCGGTTTGCCGAGGCGGTTTTATCGGAGACGAAGGGGAAAAACCCGATCGTCTGGATTCAAGACTATCACTTGGCCTATGCCCCGCTTCTCCTCCGAGAGCGTCAGCCGGAGGCGGTCCTCTCCCTCTTCTGGCATATCCCTTGGCCGTCGTACGATGTCTTCCGGGTCGCCCCCTGCCGACGGGAACTGCTCGAGTCGCTCCTCTGCTGCGACCTCATCGGCTTTCAGACCCCGTTCTATCGCGATCAATTTCTCGAGTGCGTCCGCCAGATTTTAAACCTGCCGGTCGACCCGGCGCGAGAGTCGGTCTTGTATCGGGGCCGAACGGTCTATGTGAAAGCTTTTCCGATCAGCATCGATACGGAGGCCTGGCTCCGGCTCGCCTCCATCCCGGAAGCGGAAGAAGAGATGGCGGCGCTGCGGAAGAGGTTGTCGCTGGGACCTGACGGCTTCATCGGAATCGGCGTCGACCGGCTCGAATATACCAAAGCGCTCGTCGAGCGATTCAACGCGATCGACCTCTTTTTTACCCGCTACCCGCAATTCAAGAAAAAGTTCACCTTCATCCAGATCGCCTCCCCGAGCCGCACCGAGATGGCCGACTATCAGACCTATGGAGAAGCGCTCCTTCAGACCGCCCGCGAGATCAATAAACGCCACGGGAAAGAAGGGTGGCGGCCGATCGATTACCGCCCGATCTACATCGCCCCGGAGACGCTGGCGATCTACTACCGGGCGGCCGACCTCGCCATCATCAGCTCCTTCGCCGACGGAATGAATCTCGTTGCAAAAGAGTTCCTCGCCTCTCAGATCGACGAGCGGGGGGTCCTCCTCTTAAGCGAGCTCGCAGGGGTCTCCGAAGAAATTCGAGGGGCGTTCTTGATCAATCCTTATGACGTGGAAGGGCTGGCGGAGGCGATCAAAACATCTCTCGGGATGACCACTTCCATCAAAAAGGTCTTGATGGAGGAGATGCGCCAGCAGGTCCGAATAAACAATGTCTATCGATGGATGGGAACCATCTTCGAGGAAATTCACCGGATCGCCGGCTGA
- a CDS encoding long-chain fatty acid--CoA ligase — translation MNELRDQILDLIDTIGPLSESRFNEAALRLFQRQFELNLPYRRFCLSQEKRPGRVQTWEEIPPLPAMAFKVAAISCRPVEEAARLFQSSGTTGTDKSRHPLFDLEIAAAAIRTHFRRHLLPEGDRIKMAILTPSPDETPHASLSFMMEVIRAAYGTEGSRYYIREGKLDAARLASDLTKGDEPVALLGTSFSFVHFLDFLRDQTLRIRLPEKSRLMDTGGFKGKSREIPRASLDALYQEYLGLPPAWCINEYGMSEMTSQFYDGVAGVDGPRVYIAPPQLRSRLLHPETLRPVAKGDVGLLAHYDLANIDSVAAILTEDLGREGEGGILLLGRAPGATPKGCSITHDDLLGSHKGIGER, via the coding sequence ATGAATGAACTGAGAGATCAGATCTTAGACTTAATCGATACCATCGGGCCGCTTTCTGAGAGCCGCTTCAACGAGGCCGCCCTGCGCCTCTTTCAGCGCCAATTCGAGCTCAACCTTCCTTATCGCCGCTTTTGCCTCTCGCAAGAGAAGCGCCCCGGCCGTGTTCAAACGTGGGAGGAGATCCCCCCCCTTCCGGCGATGGCGTTCAAGGTCGCCGCCATCTCTTGCCGGCCGGTGGAGGAGGCGGCCCGGCTCTTTCAATCGAGCGGGACGACCGGGACGGACAAAAGTCGCCATCCCCTCTTCGACCTTGAAATCGCGGCGGCGGCCATCCGGACCCATTTTAGAAGACACCTCCTGCCGGAGGGAGACCGGATAAAAATGGCGATCCTGACCCCCTCACCCGACGAGACGCCCCACGCATCGCTCTCGTTCATGATGGAAGTGATCCGCGCGGCCTACGGAACCGAAGGAAGCCGTTACTATATCCGCGAGGGAAAACTCGATGCGGCGCGGCTCGCCTCCGATCTGACAAAAGGAGACGAGCCGGTGGCCCTTCTCGGGACCTCGTTTTCTTTTGTTCACTTTCTCGACTTCCTGCGAGATCAGACGCTTCGGATCCGGCTTCCGGAAAAAAGCAGGCTGATGGATACCGGCGGCTTCAAGGGAAAATCAAGAGAGATCCCGCGCGCCTCCCTCGATGCGCTCTATCAGGAATACCTCGGCCTTCCTCCGGCGTGGTGCATCAATGAGTATGGAATGTCGGAGATGACCTCGCAGTTCTATGACGGCGTGGCCGGGGTCGATGGGCCGCGCGTCTACATCGCCCCACCCCAGCTTCGCAGTCGCCTTCTCCATCCGGAGACGCTGAGACCGGTTGCAAAGGGAGACGTCGGCCTCCTCGCCCATTACGATCTGGCCAATATCGATTCCGTCGCCGCCATCCTCACGGAGGATCTCGGGCGAGAGGGGGAGGGGGGGATTCTTCTGCTCGGCCGGGCGCCGGGCGCGACGCCAAAGGGATGCTCGATCACCCACGACGATCTGCTCGGCTCTCACAAAGGAATCGGAGAGAGATGA